CCTTCCGACCCTCTGCCACCTGGACGGACTGAGTGAGCGGGGAGGCTGCAGGCTGTGCGTGGTGGAGGCGGAAGGGACGTCCCGGCTGCTGGCCGCCTGCGTGACCCCTGTCCAGGAGGGTATGAACATCCGGACTCATACCGAACGCCTCGTCCGCTATCGGAAAATGCTGGTGGAACTGCTCCTGGCTGAACGCACCCACGTCTGTTCCGTCTGCGCGGTGAATGGCCGCTGTGAGCTGCAGGCCCTGGCGGCCCGGCTCGGCATCGACCACGTGAGGTACGAACCGCTGCATCCGGATCTTCCTGTGGACGCCAGCCACGGCCGGTTCGTCCTGGACCACAACCGGTGTATCCTCTGCGGGCGCTGCGTGCGTGCCTGCGACGAGGTGGAAGGGGCTCATACCCTGGATTTCATGGGACGTGGAGTGCAGAGCCGCATCATCGTGGATCTCGATCAGCCCTGGGGGAGCAGCCGCAGCTGTACCGGGTGCGGCAAATGCGTCCAGGTCTGCCCGACGGGAGCCATCGTTGCACGGGAAAACATTGCGGGCGGAGTGGAGAAGCGGCCGGATTTCCTGCTCCGCATCCTGGAAGGCCGTCAGAAGCGCATCTGGCGCTGGTGAAAGGGCGAAAGGAGGCAGGATGACCGAATTCAAAAATGAAAAGGTAAGCCTGGCGACGGTCTGGCTCTCCGGGTGTTCCGGCTGCCACATGAGCTTTCTGGACCTGGACGAGCATTTACTGGAACTGGAAAAGCACGTTCGACTCGTCTTCAGTCCGCTGGCGGACCACAAGCGCTTTCCCGAGGGAGTGGATGTGGTGCTCGTTGAGGGAGCGGTGGGCAACGTCGAGCAACTGGCGCTGGCCAGGACGTTGCGCGAGCGGAGCCGGGTGGTGGTGGCCCTGGGGGACTGCGCCGTTACGGGAAATGTGCCCGCCCTTCGCAACCGCCTGGATTCCGAGGCGATGGTGCGAACCGTGTATGCCGGAGGAATGGATTTTCCAGGGCTCGATCCGGCAGGGCTCGATGAGAAGGAATGGGTCCCCCGGCTCCTTCCTTCCGCTTTGCCCCTGCACCGGGTGGTTCCCGTGGATGTTTTTCTTCCCGGATGTCCCCCCGGTCCTCAGAGCATCCTTGCGGCCGTGACGGCCCTCGTTCGAGGCGAACCGCTCGTTCTTCCCGAAGCCATGCGGCGGTTCGGGTAAACGTTGCCGCTGGAATTCTTTTTTCGCAAAGGGAGTTTGCGGATTCCAATATCCCGTTGTTCACCACGGAGACACGGAGGGCACGGAGATGATTTTGGAATTTTTATGGAATTTCTCTGTGCTACTAACCCCGGGTTTCTTGTTTTTTTTGACAAGATTTTTTTGTAAGCTATTGTTTTTTTACTTAAAAAAACTGTAGTCGAACCACGGAGGCACGGAGGACACAGAGTGAAGAGATGATCCTGTCTGCCGCGGAGGCGGCAGACAGGATTCTCCATGCCGACTCCCGGCATGGAGAATAATTGCTTTTCTCTGTGTCCTCCGTGCCTCCGTGGTAAATGGGGGATTTCAAGAGCGACTCACTCCCCAAACCTTCCCCCCCTCGAGGGGGTAAGGGGGAGGTTTTTCAAGATGAGAATTGCTGGGGATTTTTGTCCACCGGGGTGAGCATCGCTCCATGTTCGTGACCTCAGGAGGTGCAGCATGACGCAAATCGTGACCATTGATCCCGTGACCCGTATCGAAGGCCATGCAAAAATCACGATTCACCTGGACGAAGCAGGGCGGGTGGTCGATGCGAAGTTCCATGTGACGGAATTCCGCGGCTTCGAAAAGTTTTGCGAAGGCCGTCCGTTTTGGGAAATGCCGGAGCTCACGTCCCGTATTTGCGGCATCTGCCCGGTCAGCCACATGCTGGCATCGGCCAAGGCCGGTGACGTCCTCCTAGGAGTCCGGATTCCAGATGCGGCCCAAAAGCTTCGGCGGGTGATCCACTGGGCGCAGATCCTTCAAAGCCATGCTTTGAGTTTCTTCCACCTGAGCGCCCCGGACCTGATCCTCGGCATGGAAAGCGATCCGGCCAGGCGCAATGTCATGGGACTCATGCAGACTCACCCGGAAGTGGTGCGAAACGGGATTCGCCTGAGGCATGTAGGCCAGGAAATCATCCGCGTTCTGGGAGGCAAGAGCGTCCATCCGAACTTTGCCGTACCGGGAGGCGTCCGCTCCCCTCTCGATCCCGAAGCCCTCAACCCCATCCAGCAAATGCTTCCCGAAGCCTTCGACATCGTGGAACTCACCCTGGACCTTCTGAAGGAGCGGTACGACCGGTTAGGGGAGGAAATAGGGCGTTACGGCGACTTCCCCAGCCTTTTCGTCGGACTGGTGACCCCCCAGGGCGGCCTGGAACACTATGACGGACTCTTGCGGGTGATGGACGAGGAGGGCAAAATACTGGAAGACGGTGTGCTGCCGGAGCGCTACGGGGACCTTTTCGCCGAAGCCGTGGAACCCTGGAGCTATCTCAAGTTTCCCTATTACAAACCTCGCGGGGTGGAAGCAGGGCAATACCGGGTGGGGCCGCTTGCGCGGTTGAACGTTTGCGATTTTGCGGGGACGCCTCGCGCCGACCGCGAGCTGCGCCAGTTCCGGAGGTTCGGCAAAGCAGGAAAGCCGGTCACGGGAAGCTTTCACTATCATTACGCGCGGCTCATTGAAATCCTCTTTTGCCTGGAAAAGATCGCAGAGATGCTGGGAGACGCCGATCTCACGCGGCTTCCCGTGCGCAGCCAGGCGGGAGTGAATCAGAGAGTGGGAATCGGGGCCATCGAGGCTCCAAGAGGAACGCTC
This region of Desulforhabdus amnigena genomic DNA includes:
- the hoxU gene encoding bidirectional hydrogenase complex protein HoxU → MGVVTLTLNNQLISAREGQSLLEVIRENGVDLPTLCHLDGLSERGGCRLCVVEAEGTSRLLAACVTPVQEGMNIRTHTERLVRYRKMLVELLLAERTHVCSVCAVNGRCELQALAARLGIDHVRYEPLHPDLPVDASHGRFVLDHNRCILCGRCVRACDEVEGAHTLDFMGRGVQSRIIVDLDQPWGSSRSCTGCGKCVQVCPTGAIVARENIAGGVEKRPDFLLRILEGRQKRIWRW
- a CDS encoding NADP oxidoreductase — its product is MTEFKNEKVSLATVWLSGCSGCHMSFLDLDEHLLELEKHVRLVFSPLADHKRFPEGVDVVLVEGAVGNVEQLALARTLRERSRVVVALGDCAVTGNVPALRNRLDSEAMVRTVYAGGMDFPGLDPAGLDEKEWVPRLLPSALPLHRVVPVDVFLPGCPPGPQSILAAVTALVRGEPLVLPEAMRRFG
- a CDS encoding Ni/Fe hydrogenase subunit alpha: MTQIVTIDPVTRIEGHAKITIHLDEAGRVVDAKFHVTEFRGFEKFCEGRPFWEMPELTSRICGICPVSHMLASAKAGDVLLGVRIPDAAQKLRRVIHWAQILQSHALSFFHLSAPDLILGMESDPARRNVMGLMQTHPEVVRNGIRLRHVGQEIIRVLGGKSVHPNFAVPGGVRSPLDPEALNPIQQMLPEAFDIVELTLDLLKERYDRLGEEIGRYGDFPSLFVGLVTPQGGLEHYDGLLRVMDEEGKILEDGVLPERYGDLFAEAVEPWSYLKFPYYKPRGVEAGQYRVGPLARLNVCDFAGTPRADRELRQFRRFGKAGKPVTGSFHYHYARLIEILFCLEKIAEMLGDADLTRLPVRSQAGVNQRVGIGAIEAPRGTLFHEYHVDENGLLQHVNLVVATGHNNLAMNRTIRQIALAYSNGTEITEGFLNRIEHGIRIYDPCLSCSTHIVGKAPIEIEVLGPPGRKP